Proteins encoded within one genomic window of Oceanispirochaeta sp. M1:
- a CDS encoding nitrogen regulation protein NR(II): MRHFVNKAIESLPKLNEGQIKNLIDVLAEEVKDIELLENVISSLPYGVIVAKSDHFIQFINRPVRRMLPLQQSGFEKLKVWEAILDKDISKFVQDSLLDFDSVKPRDFTLETLNRDITLAVGVMPVVNEGRIQGDFIYVEDVTDKRLEEARHRRAESLASMTTMAASVAHEIKNPLGSISIHLQLMQKTLKTDCVEYKTDLEEYLSIISEEVERLNSIVVDYLFAVRPMDTHQAPMNINSLIQELVTFVQYELQEAGIELKEMPAQNLPLLNLDENLMKQAFLNIIKNALAAMPDGGSLHISTQLKDNFVNIRIKDSGIGIPREMTSKIFEPYFTTKDNGSGLGLTMVYKVIKEHGGEIRVMSKEGEGTTFIILLPVPQTDKKLLVWDGE; encoded by the coding sequence ATGAGGCATTTTGTAAATAAAGCGATAGAGTCCCTTCCGAAACTTAATGAAGGTCAGATAAAGAATCTCATTGATGTCCTGGCTGAGGAAGTTAAGGATATTGAACTCCTTGAGAATGTTATCTCTTCTCTTCCATATGGTGTGATTGTTGCCAAATCAGATCACTTTATTCAGTTTATAAATAGACCTGTTCGCCGTATGCTTCCCCTGCAGCAGAGTGGTTTTGAGAAGTTGAAGGTATGGGAAGCGATCCTGGATAAGGATATTTCAAAATTTGTACAAGATTCTCTTCTGGATTTTGACAGCGTTAAACCAAGAGACTTCACTCTGGAAACGCTGAATAGAGACATTACACTGGCTGTAGGAGTAATGCCGGTGGTTAATGAAGGACGGATTCAGGGAGATTTCATCTACGTTGAAGATGTTACTGATAAAAGACTTGAAGAGGCCAGACACAGAAGAGCCGAAAGCCTTGCTTCCATGACGACCATGGCTGCAAGTGTAGCCCATGAGATAAAGAACCCCCTTGGGAGCATCAGCATACACCTGCAGCTTATGCAGAAAACCCTGAAGACTGACTGTGTAGAGTACAAAACTGATCTTGAAGAATATCTTTCCATTATCAGTGAAGAAGTTGAACGTCTCAACTCCATCGTGGTGGACTATCTGTTTGCTGTCCGTCCCATGGATACACATCAGGCCCCGATGAATATCAATTCCCTGATTCAGGAACTTGTTACTTTTGTTCAGTACGAACTGCAGGAGGCGGGAATTGAGTTGAAAGAGATGCCGGCTCAGAATCTTCCATTACTGAATCTTGATGAAAATCTGATGAAACAGGCTTTCCTTAATATAATTAAAAATGCACTTGCAGCCATGCCTGATGGCGGGTCCCTCCATATCAGTACTCAACTTAAGGATAATTTTGTAAATATCAGGATAAAAGACAGCGGGATCGGTATTCCCCGTGAAATGACATCAAAAATATTTGAACCTTACTTCACCACCAAGGACAACGGCTCCGGTCTGGGCCTCACCATGGTATATAAAGTGATAAAAGAGCACGGAGGTGAAATTCGTGTAATGTCAAAAGAGGGAGAAGGAACTACCTTTATTATACTTTTACCTGTTCCACAGACCGACAAAAAACTTTTAGTCTGGGATGGTGAATAA
- a CDS encoding CvpA family protein, producing the protein MDLGILDILFLAIIIISSLRGAFRGMVQELISLAALLISLLLAAVFYPDGTDWIQARSSLGESATLISFVCIFAAAFILFMLLKKAIVFLINETPFESVDKLLGFFLGILEGLLICFLIVYLIDFQEIIDLGNWTVSSKLLPYIERFLPALDKPAEHILEKLSSGSL; encoded by the coding sequence ATGGATTTGGGTATTCTGGATATTCTGTTTTTAGCGATTATCATAATTTCATCCCTTCGCGGTGCCTTCAGAGGCATGGTACAGGAACTGATTTCCCTGGCTGCATTATTGATCAGCCTTCTGCTTGCAGCAGTTTTCTACCCCGATGGAACCGACTGGATTCAGGCACGTTCATCCCTTGGAGAATCGGCGACTCTCATATCCTTTGTCTGCATATTTGCAGCCGCGTTCATTCTTTTTATGCTTTTAAAGAAGGCAATCGTATTTTTAATTAATGAAACACCCTTTGAGAGTGTAGATAAACTGCTCGGATTTTTTTTGGGAATCCTTGAAGGTCTTCTAATCTGCTTTCTGATTGTTTATCTAATTGATTTTCAGGAAATTATTGATCTTGGCAACTGGACAGTCTCATCAAAACTGCTCCCCTATATAGAGCGTTTCCTCCCGGCTCTGGATAAACCTGCGGAGCATATCCTGGAAAAGTTATCATCAGGGAGTCTGTAA